TACACTATGTCTTATATGTACTACCTGGCGCGCGAAAAAACCTTTCTTTAAAGCTAATTTTTCAAACGCTGCAAAAGGTGTATATGGCAATAGTACAGAGAAAACGCCATTATCAGAAAGATGCTCGTCTATCACATCCAATAGCGCAGGGTAACTCAGTGTGGTAGCATGCATTGCCTGGTTTCTTAACGGATCAGGACTTTTTAAATCCCCTTCGTAAAAAGGAGGATTGGTGATGATCAGGTCAAACTGGCGCTCTAATTTTAAGGTACGGGCATCACCCACCACTACCTTCATCCTGGAAGCCCAGGGCGCAGCCGCAAAATTGCGTGTAGCCTGTGCCGCAGCTGCGGTATCTAATTCCAGCGCGGTGATAGATGCATCGGTAAATCGCTGCGCCAACATCAGGCTCAGTAATCCTGTACCCGTACCAATGTCTAAGATCCGCTTCGCCGATGTGATCTTCGAAGCCGTATACGCTCCCTGCAAACACGCATCGGTACACACTTTCATGGCACAGTCTTCCTGGTGAACCGTAAATTGCCTGAAACTAAAAAATTGATTTGCCATGTGATGTTTAAAAAACGACTTCTTTTGAAGAGCAAAGAATTATGCAATGCGGCTTTAAAAAGCGGCTCTTGCTCCAGGCACCGCATCCAGTCCTACAAAATCCTGCGCCTGGTATTTATAATATGCTGTGATGGCAATCATAGCTGCATTGTCCGTACAATATTCAAACTTCGGGATGTAGGTCTTCCAGCCGTACTTTTCACCATATTGCTGTAAAGCCGTTCTCAGTCCGGAGTTGGCACTCACCCCACCCGCAATACCAATTTCTTTAATTCCCGTTTCCTTCGATGCCTTCTTCAGCT
This window of the Chitinophaga sancti genome carries:
- a CDS encoding tRNA1(Val) (adenine(37)-N6)-methyltransferase, with the protein product MANQFFSFRQFTVHQEDCAMKVCTDACLQGAYTASKITSAKRILDIGTGTGLLSLMLAQRFTDASITALELDTAAAAQATRNFAAAPWASRMKVVVGDARTLKLERQFDLIITNPPFYEGDLKSPDPLRNQAMHATTLSYPALLDVIDEHLSDNGVFSVLLPYTPFAAFEKLALKKGFFARQVVHIRHSVNHEHFRTIAIFGRGVVFETALAIDRKEGEEEMEIARYEETMSIRNGANEYTPEFIALLHPYYLYL